The genomic window aaatggGTCTCTAAAACGAGTCTTTATCTGAATGACAATTAAAAATGGCATGAGGCTATTATATtgataattcatttttattaacaacAGGCTACTCAAATGTAATGATTTCATGTTACAGTTTATGTGTGATTATTAATACTTTTCCAGTATAATTGTATTCGATATTGTACAagttttttgcattatttttattatttgcatttcttcATTCAAACGTTTTACTTTTTACTACCTATCTTTAGTCATTTGCCATTATCTCTTTAGTAAAATTGTTGTAAAACGATATTTAAAAGATAGCCTAAACTTTCTCTGCTTCTTTTTACTGAAGTAAAATCTGAGTTGTTTCATTGTAAATCACACTCCATGTTTTCACTCACGTTTACTATTTAAACAGAATGAACAGCAACATCTTTGACTGCAAGGTTGTTAATTCATAACTATAATGTCATGAAGTTTAAATAAGTAGGCCAAATAAATGACATGAGGGCCTTTGGTTTtctaattgttttatttacagcatACAGTGACAGTATGAATATTATTTGTCCCCTTGGTTACAAGTAAGATTATTCATTGTCGTTATTCTTTCACACTTACATTACAGCATCTATTGGATTAATAAgatatatacttatatttttattaataatatcacATGCTGTAGTAGACTGTAGTAGACTATATGACTGTATGAATGTATCATCTATTTAGTAATAtcacacagtttcactgatccATAAACtctaaacccaggatagagaggctgagtgaatgtggtgtggactctgtgAATGAGGGTCATtgtgtcagagacgctgtagaaggacagagttcctgcactgtgatccacatacactcctattctacaGGAGCTGGAGACTGCTAAAGGGAGTTCAGTCTCTGTATAATTGTGACAGAATGAGTATTTGCAGTAACTGGAGGGAAAGCAATACAAACTCCAAGACTTATCATTATATCCAAATGCACATTCATCTCCCTgacccttcctgctgatgctcttatatgacactgatatacaCACTCCTCTCCCACTCCACTcaacctcccagtaacagcgtccacacactctccctctacacaacacctgaggacgaccatcaaatctgtctggatgatcaggatacagCTGGTCTGTGTTAGTTTCAGTAATCATTCTGTTCTCCTCGGACAAACATAGGTATTTATGCACTGTGTTTGCATCCAGGGTGAACCGATGGGAATCTGAAAAAGATAAAACACATATTTTGTCTCTAAATCAGGAAATTATTGACATCAGATGGCAAGATTTTCACCcacttgtgtgtatgtgtgttgtcATACTTACATTGTAGAAACTCCTCCCTTGTCTTGGGTTCAGGGGTGGATACAAACTCTAGGTATGTTACTATGAAAACCAACAGAcacatttaatgtattaaagaaatgttatattttatatttttctggCATGATACGTCTttctgaaagtaaaaaaaaaacaatccagTATATTACCCATATAAGATATCTTTTCTATCTCCTCTCTGCAGAACTGCTCCAGTTTCTCTCTCAGATGAGACACAGATTTACCAACATCATCAAAAGAGAGACAAGAACTGACAGTGATGCTGGATGAGTCTGTAGATCCAGGAGGAACagagagagactggaaactctacacagatacaaaaacacaaaaaacaccaGCTAAACAGAAACATTTGATGGAAACACAATCTCTTTCCTTCCTAAAGACCACTGTCCTGTTTGTCAGATCTGTTACCTGGAGGAAATGGATGTGATGGTCTATGTGTGAAAACTGCTCCAGTTCAGCATCTCTCCTCCTCAGGTCATCaatctcctgctccagtcgctccagtATTTCTTCAGTTCGACTCACTGCAGccttttcctgatctctgatcagctgTGTCACCTCAGAGCGGCTTCTCTCAATGGAGTGGATCAGCTCAGTaaagatcctctcactgtcctccactgctgcctgtgcagagcgctgttaggacacacagagagagacgcATTAGAATCAGCTCTTACTGGTCCCTCACACAGCCTGTTCCCCACAGTGGGCTTCAGAGGGTCTGGAAAGAGCTCCAGCACTGGCTCCTCACTCACTGCCCTATTGAAAAAACCAGCacatgctggttaggtatgttttgaagcatggcagctggtttgagctggtttaagctggtccttagctggtcatgagctggtttatgctggtcaagtgctggtcttgtgctggtcctaagcaaccagctccagctcaggaccagcttaaaccagctcatgaccaactaagtgtaacagaggccagctagtagttgctgtgcgagtaaacctcactcctctgatctcaagacatgctctagcgactgacgctagaggttgcagcctttagcctccttgttagagcgtccgacCCCCACGCCGGAGACCCGGATTCAAGGCCCGTGCGgagcggggcgagtaggacctgggtagaggggttaCATAAGGACCAGCacaaaccagctcaaaccagctgccatgcttcaaagcatacctaaccagcataagctgtttttttcaacagggtgaCTGAAGAAGAGTCCTAACTGAGTCTGAAACAGCTCTTCAGCAGCCAGCAGTTGTTCTTCTGCTTAAAACTCACCTTGTGagactccacagcctctctcagctcCTCAAGCTCCTTTTGTCTCTCTTGGATTCTCTGGCGAAATTTTCTCTGGATTTCCTCTAAATGTCTCTGTTGAGAAAGTTTACTGTTATGTGTGTCCTATATGTGGATCCATAATCTTAACCTTTAACATGTATTTTCATAAACACTCATCTCATGTAATCAATAAATGTCAGTATATTTGTTcacaaatgtattatttttgagAGAATTGAGAGGTTGAGAGAATTCACATGCATTTGATATACCAGCATTTTCATCagttcatacctgtttctcAGTCCTCTCTGCTGCAGCTGATACAGTGTCGTGGTTTCTGTGTTCATCCACCAAACAAAGCAAACAAATGCACTTTTTGTCACTACGGCAGTAAATCTCCAGTAGTTTCTCATGTTGAGGGCAGATCATCTCCTGAAGTCGTCCAGTGGCGTCCATTAGATTGTGTCTCTTACCTCTGAAGAAAGTCTCATGTTGTTCAAGGTGATTTTGACAGTAAGAGTTcagacacaccagacaggacttCATGGCTTTGTTTTTGTCCCCAGTACAGATGTCACACTCCACATCTCCAGATTCAGTGTAACATTGATCAGGACGAGCAGCTTGTAGTTTTGTCTGCTTGAGTTTCTCCACCACTTCAGCCAGCATGGTGTTTTTACCTAAAACAGGTCTTGGAGtgaaggtctgtctgcactgaggacagctgtagactctcttctgatcatcctgatcccagcagcctgtaatacagctcatacagtaactgtgtccacagggaatggtcactggatccttcagtAGATCCAGGCAGATTGAACAGCTGAACTGATCCTGAGCCAAAGAAACACTGGATTCTGCCATTTTTACTGCACAAACAGTGAACCACAGACAGTCGAGCCCTcagaaacagaaacaaacagaaagagagaaaaaacaaaacaaaacacaaaacccATCACATGAATCCCACCGCCAGACTGAGCAGGAAGTAGTGATGAGTTTCACTTTTACTGAACTGAAGTGTAGGAGTGGCTAacagagggagaaagagagggaaAGCACCAAAGCAGGAGAAAGAGCTGTTAAAATGAAGGTTCCAGCTTTACATACATGTCTGTTACACACATATAAAATTATTGTGTTAATGTTTATGTGTTAATTGTTGATCTCTCATGTATTGTTGCAATCTAACGCTCTGCTGCCCTCTACTGACCACTAATACTAATGTTGAATATCAAAATATTCCTATCACAGTCCCTACAAATGAGTCTACTGTAAATCATAATCAGAAATAATTGTAGAATAGTTTGTTGCTTTTATAACTGATGAATGATTGTCATGTGATTACTTCGTTAAATAATGTCCATGATAAACTTGAAATTATTGTCTCATCACATTACATTCTCAATTAAAAAGTGTTTACAAAATTAAGGATATTAGAGTGAACAAGTGAGAGTTATGGAAGAAGAATGGAACAGCAGTGACaaaaacttacatttaaatgtaaataaaacaagtcaagtcaagtcaaatttatttatatagcgcttttacaattggtaattgtttcaaagcagctttacatattagaagcacagaaaaaagggaagtggttaaaaatgagctgtacaaacaagcgtggtaatatgtaacatatacaagatggtgctacattaagccaatgtcggctgactcccaggggtggaaaaaaacccctaggagaaaaacccagcgtgctaacactgggaaaaaagtcctaggagggaaaaaaccccttggaagatatatataatatatgtaaatggatatggagatcaaaatctgaattatacatttttattatagagattaaaaatagattatatataaatatatgtaagcggatacggggattaaaaatctgaattatagatgcagccagaactggatctgtaggcccattgtctcctgggctacgttgtagtcaggtccagacacaggttctccatctgatctggatacggcctggatccagcacccggaaaacctcaggataagcagagagacagatattagcgtagatgccattcttattctgatgtacaggtatatctagtgttataggaaatgttctcggttccggccgacctaattattgcagcgtaacaatcctttaacggatttgaaaaatgtaaatgtattgataatgtgttatgtgtatgcaagagcaaagagatgtgtttttagtctagatttaaactgacagagtgtgtctgcttcccgaacaatgctaggaagattgttccagagtttaggtgctaaacaggaaaaggatctgccgccttcagttgattttgatattctgggtattatcaactggcctgaattctgagatcgcaatagacgtgaaggactataatgcattaagagctcacttaggtactggggagctaaaccatttagagctttataagtaagtag from Megalobrama amblycephala isolate DHTTF-2021 linkage group LG17, ASM1881202v1, whole genome shotgun sequence includes these protein-coding regions:
- the LOC125250680 gene encoding tripartite motif-containing protein 16-like protein, which codes for MAESSVSLAQDQFSCSICLDLLKDPVTIPCGHSYCMSCITGCWDQDDQKRVYSCPQCRQTFTPRPVLGKNTMLAEVVEKLKQTKLQAARPDQCYTESGDVECDICTGDKNKAMKSCLVCLNSYCQNHLEQHETFFRGKRHNLMDATGRLQEMICPQHEKLLEIYCRSDKKCICLLCLVDEHRNHDTVSAAAERTEKQRHLEEIQRKFRQRIQERQKELEELREAVESHKRSAQAAVEDSERIFTELIHSIERSRSEVTQLIRDQEKAAVSRTEEILERLEQEIDDLRRRDAELEQFSHIDHHIHFLQSFQSLSVPPGSTDSSSITVSSCLSFDDVGKSVSHLREKLEQFCREEIEKISYMVTYLEFVSTPEPKTREEFLQYSHRFTLDANTVHKYLCLSEENRMITETNTDQLYPDHPDRFDGRPQVLCRGRVCGRCYWEVEWSGRGVCISVSYKSISRKGQGDECAFGYNDKSWSLYCFPSSYCKYSFCHNYTETELPLAVSSSCRIGVYVDHSAGTLSFYSVSDTMTLIHRVHTTFTQPLYPGFRVYGSVKLCDITK